The following coding sequences lie in one Anas platyrhynchos isolate ZD024472 breed Pekin duck chromosome 15, IASCAAS_PekinDuck_T2T, whole genome shotgun sequence genomic window:
- the VRK3 gene encoding serine/threonine-protein kinase VRK3 — translation MPVPGRSGSSRALSGGAAAMPGRGRRGRGRAAGPQQSPAPAPAPAPAPAPAPGCALGPARFCPQCGRGVEAAFRFCPACGERQPPAPGEAAAAAPAPWQARSPAAGPGSGSSSPSGASRPPPPRSPSLSPAAKRGSFSPRKPRAVAAVPFPEAEVLEDHGKRRWRLGRLLEHGGPGLMYEAQSASGACPQKQRFSLKLDAKDGKIYNEQNFFQRAAKKDTVDKWKKLHSLPLLGIPNCVGFGLHADKYRFLVFSDLGRTLHSILNDGVRLNEKAAFQIVVRLLDCLEYLHENEYVHGDITAENIYVNPEDLTQVTLAGYCFAFRYCPGGKHVAQREGSRTPHEGTIEFISLDSHRGAGPSRRSDLESLGYCLLKWLCGFLPWSHDLKNVEAVVEKKEKYKADVTCLLRQCFMGQRAIPDALQRYLQQVMALEYEEKPNYEFLRQLFKKPLEKMKASAYDSVAITIVP, via the exons ATGCCCGTGCCGGGCCGCAGCGGCTCCTCGCGGGCCCTCAGCGGCGGGGCTGCGGCGATGCCGGgccgcgggcggcggggccggggccgcgctgCGGGGCCGCAGCAGAGCCCGGCTCcagctccggctccggctccggctccggctccggctcccgGCTGTGCCCTCGGGCCCGCCCGCTTCTGCCCGCAGTGCGGCCGCGGCGTGGAGGCCGCCTTCAGGTTCTGCCCGGCCTGCGGGGAGCGGCAGCCGCCGGCCCCAGGGGAagcagcggcggcggccccggcacCGTGGCAGGCCCGGAGCCCCGCGGCCGGGCCCGGCTCCGGCTCCTCGTCCCCCTCGGGGGCCtcccggccgcccccgccccggtccccgtccctgtccccggCGGCGAAGCGCGGCTCCTTCTCGCCCCGCAAGCCGCGGGCGGTGGCGGCGGTGCCGTTCCCGGAGGCCGAGGTGCTGGAGGATCACGGCAAGAGGCGCTGGAGGCTGGGCCGGCTGCTGGAGCACGGCGGGCCCGGGCTGATGTACGAAG CACAGTCAGCATCTGGAGCCTGTCCTCAAAAGCAAAGATTCTCCCTCAAACTT gATGCCAAAGATGGCAAGATCTACAACGAACAGAACTTTTTCCAGCGAGCTGCAAAGAAAGACACAG TGGATAAGTGGAAGAAGCTACACTCTTTGCCCCTGCTGGGAATCCCCAATTGTGTTGGCTTTGGACTGCATGCAGATAAATACAG GTTTTTGGTGTTCTCAGACTTAGGGCGAACTCTTCACTCCATCCTGAATGATGGCGTACGCCTGAATGAGAAGGCAGCTTTTCAGATCGTAGTCCGGCTG CTAGACTGCCTGGAGTACCTTCATGAAAATGAGTATGTGCATGGGGACATCACGGCTGAGAACATCTACGTGAACCCAGAAGACCTCACGCAG GTGACCCTAGCGGGCTACTGCTTTGCATTCCGTTACTGCCCAGGAGGGAAGCACGTGGCTCAGCGCGAAGGCAGCAGGACCCCTCACGAAGGCACGATAGAGTTTATCAGTCTGGACAGCCACAGGGGAGCAG GACCATCTCGACGGAGTGACTTGGAATCTCTGGGCTACTGTCTCCTGAAATGGCTCTGTGGCTTCTTGCCTTGGTCTCATGATCTGAAGAACGTGGAAGCTGTggtggagaagaaagaaaa GTACAAAGCAGATGTGACGTGCCTTCTCCGACAGTGCTTCATGGGGCAGAGAGCAATTCCAG ATGCCCTTCAGCGCTACCTGCAGCAAGTAATGGCACTGGAGTATGAGGAGAAGCCCAACTATGAGTTCCTGCGGCAGCTCTTCAAAAAGCCACTGGAGAAGATGAAAGCATCAGCTTACGACTCCGTGGCCATCACGATAGTGCCCTAA
- the CCNF gene encoding cyclin-F codes for MKAGVIHCRCSRCFSFPSKRRIRKRPRVLTLLSLPEDVLFHVLKGLPAEDILSVRAVHSHLKYLVDNHASVWACASFEDVWPSPKNLKVFERAAERGNFEAAVKLGIAYLYNEGLSISDEGRAEVNGLKASHFFSLAERLNVSAAPFIWLFIRPPWSLSGSCCKAVVFESLKAECQLEKAQKGSILYCLAKVLSLFEDEEKRKESLEMFEESSKQGCLNSSYLLWESNRKVAMSDPGRYLQSLRKLRDYAAKGCWEAQIALAKACGNGNQLGLEPKSSSEMVSQIFQASLPISKQSIFTVQKRINETMRYILIDWLVEVATMKDFSCLCLHMTVGCVDRYLKLRPVPRSRLQLLGIACMVICTRFISKEILTIREAVWLTDNTYKYEDLVRMMGEIISALEGKIRIPTIVDYKEVLSNIVSLERRTLHLYSFICELSLLNTSLFVYSPARLAAAALLLAKILHGQAHPWTSQLSECTGFSLEDLLPCVLSLHQKCFHDEVPKDYRQVSLTAVKQRFEDERYEEIGKEKMMSYSQLCSVLGVKQEDPEPSPLHTNVVEIETFLSSPSGKRTKRRREDSIQDDRGSFVTTPTAELSTQEESLLDNFLDWSLDSCSGYEGDQESEGERDGDVTGPSGILDVTVVYVDPAEHCCQDSSDEDNLSAEWSEHAAPQRKAKTADDTHRISTYLAPRNPNREGSSGYSSINGASPTSSVEGSCGVPLKPTSALSLGSAMNKEPCLPRYLESCLQSVCARSSDGKCDRRQVKRKNIAEHSEERVNLGFLSL; via the exons TGATTCACTGTAGGTGCTCcaggtgtttttctttcccttcaaaGCGGAGGATAAGAAAACGGCCCCGCGTCCTGACGTTGCTAAGCCTGCCCGAGGACGTTCTGTTTCATGTTCTGAAAGGCCTTCCTGCTGAGGACATCCTCTCGGTCAGAGCT GTGCACTCACATCTTAAATACCTTGTGGATAATCATGCTAGTGTTTGGGCATGTGCAAGTTTTGAAGATGTATGGCCTTCtccaaaaaacctgaaagtgtTTGAAAG GGCTGCTGAAAGGGGTAACTTTGAAGCTGCTGTGAAGCTGGGAATAGCATACCTGTACAATGAAGGCT TGTCCATCTCTGATGAAGGTCGTGCAGAAGTGAATGGATTAAAGGCGTCTCATTTCTTCAGTCTGGCAGAGCGTTTGAATGTGTCCGCAGCCCCGTTTATCTGGCTTTTTATTCGTCCTCCCTGGTCCTTGAGTGGAAGCTGTTGTAAAGCTGTGGTGTTTGAGAGTCTTAAAGCAGAGTGTCAGTTGGAGAAG GCTCAGAAAGGATCTATTCTCTACTGCTTGGCTAAGGTCTTGAGTCTCTTTGAG gatgaagaaaaaaggaaagagtcCCTTGAAATGTTTGAAGAATCTTCAAAGCAGGGTTGTTTAAACAGCTCCTACCTCCTTTGGGAAAGTAACAGAAAGGTTGCT ATGTCAGATCCCGGCAGGTACCTCCAAAGTCTCAGGAAGCTACGGGACTATGCAGCAAAGGGCTGCTGGGAAGCACAG ATAGCTTTAGCCAAAGCTTGTGGGAATGGAAACCAGCTAGGATTAGAGCCAAAATCTTCCAGTGAAATGGTGTCTCAGATCTTTCAAGCCTCCCTTCCTATCAGCAAGCAAAGTATCTTCACTGTgcagaaaagaataaatgaaacaatGAG GTATATCCTGATTGATTGGCTGGTGGAAGTGGCTACCATGAAAGACTTCTCTTGCCTGTGCCTGCACATGACAGTGGGATGTGTGGATCGCTATTTGAAGCTGCGACCTGTACCTCGATCTCGACTCCAACTTCTGGGAATAGCCTGCATGGTTATTTGCACACG TTTCATCAGCAAAGAGATCTTGACAATACGGGAAGCTGTGTGGCTAACGGACAACACATACAAATATGAAGACCTGGTGAGGATGATGGGCGAGATCATTTCTGCCCTGGAGGGAAAGATAAGG ATACCTACTATTGTGGACTACAAAGAAGTACTGTCAAACATAGTCTCACTGGAGAGAAGAACTCTGCACCTTTACAGCTTCATTTGCGAACTGTCACTCTTAAATACAAGCCTTTTTGTGTATTCCCCAGCTCGCCTGGCTGCTGCGGCACTGCTGCTGGCTAAGATACTACACGGTCAAG CACATCCCTGGACCAGCCAGTTGTCTGAGTGCACTGGCTTCTCTCTTGAAGACCTGTTGCCCTGTGTGCTAAGCCTCCACCAAAAATG TTTCCATGATGAGGTCCCAAAGGATTATAGGCAGGTGTCCTTAACTGCTGTGAAACAACGATTTGAAGATGAGCGTTATGAAGAAATAGGCAAAGAAAAG atgatgagttacagccagctctgctcagtgTTGGGTGTGAAACAGGAGGACCCGGAGCCCAGTCCTTTACACACGAATGTGGTGGAAATTGAGACTTTCCTTAGCTCTCCCTCTGGAAAGAGAACTAAAAG GAGGAGGGAAGACAGCATTCAGGATGACAGAGGCAGCTTTGTGACTACGCCTACAGCTGAACTGTCCACCCAGGAAGAAAGCCTTCTAGACAACTTCCTGGACTGGAGTTTAGATTCCTGCTCAGGTTATGAAGGTGATCAGGAAAGCGAAGGCGAGAGAGATGGAGATG TGACAGGTCCCAGTGGAATCTTGGATGTGACGGTGGTGTACGTGGACCCAGCGGAGCACTGCTGTCAGGACTCCAGCGATGAAGACAACCTCTCTGCAGAGTGGTCCGAGCATGCGGCACCACAGAGGAAGGCCAAGACAGCGGATGACACTCACAGAATTTCAACATATCTTGCCCCAAGAAACCCTAACCGGGAAGGGAGCTCGGGCTACTCTTCCATCAATGGTGCTAGTCCTACATCTTCTGTAGAAGGCAGCTGTGGAGTACCTCTCAAACCTACCTCAGCACTGTCTCTTGGCAGCGCCATGAACAAGGAGCCATGCCTGCCTCGTTACTTGGAATCATGTTTACAGTCAGTCTGTGCTAGGTCTAGTGATGGCAAGTGTGACAGAAGGCAAGTCAAACGAAAAAACATAGCGGAACACAGTGAAGAAAGGGTGAACTTGGGCTTCTTAAGCCTCTGA